A region of Nitrospirota bacterium DNA encodes the following proteins:
- a CDS encoding transposase, giving the protein MPEFHVHKEGRVVVNDSEGMEGLARYLIMPPVSLERLTYDRKNQQVYYQGKAETHTYQPLDFLAYVSLHIPDKGEQIVRYYGWYSNKNRGLRKKDKPASPLSPLGMRTSPIIRKSSDQHGQD; this is encoded by the coding sequence CATGTCCACAAAGAGGGCAGGGTAGTTGTCAACGATTCTGAAGGCATGGAAGGACTGGCAAGATACCTTATAATGCCCCCTGTATCCCTCGAACGATTAACATATGACCGGAAAAACCAGCAGGTCTACTATCAGGGGAAGGCCGAGACCCATACATATCAGCCTCTTGATTTTCTGGCATATGTGAGCTTACATATCCCCGACAAGGGAGAGCAGATCGTGAGATATTACGGCTGGTACAGTAACAAGAACAGGGGGCTGCGGAAGAAGGATAAACCGGCATCCCCACTATCCCCCCTGGGCATGAGGACCTCACCCATTATCAGAAAAAGTTCAGATCAGCATGGGCAAGACTGA